The Anguilla anguilla isolate fAngAng1 chromosome 4, fAngAng1.pri, whole genome shotgun sequence genome has a window encoding:
- the fam183a gene encoding protein FAM183A: protein MAGAKPKSPVDLVHQNAIRCETIKKEQMSQKLYTEFSINPFKKLHVLTDKPMSRKTNEHEEEDPTFLKIIHGARLEPTKKYTHPQTESQEIGWISTPLIVPDRSDRRLNFARQNSEITKYMDAAWRLKEQTQNLG from the exons ATGGCAGGTGCTAAACCAAAGAGTCCGGTGGATCTTGTTCACCAGAACGCAATTCGTTGTGAGACCATAAAGAAAGAGCAAATGAGTCAGAAGTTGTATACAGAGTTCAGCATCAACCCATTCAAAAAAC TGCATGTTTTGACTGATAAGCCCATGTCAAGGAAAACAAATGAGCACGAGGAGGAAGACC CCACTTTCCTGAAAATTATTCACGGAGCTCGACTGGAACCCACGAAAAAGTACACCCATCCACAGACGGAAAGCCAAGAGATTGGCTGGATATCGACGCCCCTG ATCGTTCCAGATCGCAGTGACCGGAGACTCAACTTCGCTCGCCAAAATTCTGAAATTACCAAGTACATGGACGCTGCGTGGCGCCTGAAGGAACAAACGCAGAACCTTGGGTAG